GTGGCGCAGCACCCGCTCTCGAGTTTTAACGATCAGTGGCTGCTCACCGATATCCGGCATCAAGGACAGCAGGCGTCGATTCTCGCCGAGGACACGTCCGATATTACTCGGCGCTACAGCAATCAGTTCACCGCCATCCCTTGGTCAACAGTCTTCAGGCCGGCGCTCAAGCAGGCCCGGCCGAGCATCCCGGGCTATCAGACCGCCCGTGTACTCGGCGCCGTCGGGCAACCGGCGGCGCTCGATGACCAGGGCCGGATACACGTCAGGCTATGGCCGACACCGGGGTTCGAGGCGGATAAATCCGACGGTCTCTGGCTACCGGTTGCCCTCGCTATGCCGGACGGTCGGATCAATCCGTCCAGATTGCCCATGGCCGGCACCGACGTGCTGGTCAGTTTCCTCGACAGCGACCCGGACCGGCCGGTGCTGTGTGCCGGCATGGGCCATCCCCAGCCTTTCCGGCCCGCTCCGGAGCCACGTCGCGATGGCCGTCTGCTGCTCGATTGGCTGGTCAACCGCTCGGATCTAGCACCCTGAGCCTCATCCCTTGTCGGCCTTGCCCGCCGCCGCGGCAAACCTGGCCAGACGCACGTCGAGGTGCCGTGGCCGATGCCCGTGATCCTCGGCGCGCTCCTTGCGGCGGATGGCGTTGCGCACCATCAATGAGCCGAGGTAACGAATCGGTTCTGGCGGAAAAAAGCCCAACGGGCCGTTCACCAACGGCGAACGGGTCCAGGCGTTGTCCAGCCCCAGCACCATCGAGGCGAGAATCTGCCCGCCCATATGGCAAGGCCCGACCCCGCTGCCGGAGTAACCGAAACCGTAGAACACATTGCTGCTGGCGCTCATCTGGCCGAAGAACGGTAAACCGGTGACGGAGCGATCCGACGGCCCGTTCCAGGTGGCCTCGACCTTGACCTTGGCGAACGCCGGGAAGAATTCGCTCAGGCTGTGCTGCAACAGGCCGGCATAGGGCGACGGCTGATCGAACACCGGCAGCATTCGCCCACCGTAGGCGAAAGTATTGCCACCCTTGCCGAGCATGATTCGACCGTCCGGAGTGTTGTGGTAGTAGTGCACGAAAATCCGCGAATCGAGCACCGTCACGCCGCTGGTCAACCCGATCTCGTTGAGCAAATCCGGCCGCGGTTCGGTGATCAGCATGTCGCTGGAAACAATCGCCACGCTGCGCTCGAACTGTGGAAACGCCCGGGCCATCCAGGCATTCATCGCCAGCACCACCCGGTCGGCGCAGACCGTGCCATTGGGGGTTTTAATCCTCGCAGGCTTGCCCTCCTCCAGCCCGGTCATCGCAGTGTTTTCATGAATCCTCACCCCCAACTGCAAGGCGACCCGACGCAAGCCGCGCACCAGTTTGCCCGGCTGAACACTCGCGGCAGCCGGGGAAAACCAGCCCTCCAGGTGTTTGCTGGAACCGGCCATGCGCTGTACATCCGCCAGTGGCCGCTGGGTGAAAGAGTTGATGCCGTTGCGCTCCAGCGCCGCAATCACCGCGTCGGTCGAACCGCATTGGGCACGGTTGGTAGCGGTGTAGAGCGTGCCATCGAGGCGGTAATCGGCGTCCACCGCGTACTCTTCGCAAAAGGCACCGATAGCGTGGATGCTACGCTCGGACTCCTTGACCAGTCGCACCGCCTCCTCGACGCCGAACAACCGTTCCAGGGTGAAATACTTGGCCGACCACGACAGCGCACAACCACCGTTGCGCCCACTGGCACCGGCACCGCAGATGTCCGCTTCGATCAGCAACACCTCCAGTTCGGGGTTCTGCTGCTTGAGCATGATCGCGGTCCACAACCCGGTGTAGCCGCCACCGACAATGCACACGTCGGCACGGGCATCACCGGCCAAAGGTTCGCACGGCGCGCAGGACTCGGCCGCCAGCGCCTGTTCCAGCCAGTAAGGTCTCATGGGGTAATCCTTATGTACGCAGGGGTTTTACGGTCATCGGTTGGTTAGGCACAAATGCACGTTCGGGACGCAGACCAGCCGGGCGACTGTTCCAGTGGGGGATCAGCACCAGCGCTGAAAACAACGCGCAACCGGCAAAGACGATGAACACCGTGACCGAGTCGAAGTAACCCGGCAGCAACCCGCCGAGAATCGCCCCGACCGAGCCGCAACCATTGACGAAGCCCGCCGCCGTGGCACCGGCCTTGGCGGTGCCGAAATCGATGGCCGCCGCGCCGCTGATCATCGAGTCCGGCCCGTACAGGGTCAGGCCCATGACGAACAGCAGCGCCACCACCAGCAAGACGCTGCCGGTATGCAGGGCGCCCATGAACAGCGCCAGGGAAACCGTGAGCGCCAACAGACTGAGCACACAGGCCGGCATGCGTCGGGCACCGAACAGCTTGTCCGAAGCGAGCCCCAGCAGGATCGGCCCGAGCAGCCCGGCCAGCTCGAAAGCGGTGGGAATGATCGCCGCGCCGACCTTGCCCACCGTGGGCATTTGCTCGAAGACGATCACCGGTCCCCACAACAGAATCGCGTAGCGCGCCGGTTTCAACAGAAAGTACGCCAGGCCCAGCACCAGCACGGTTCGGTTGCGCAGGATTTCCTTTAAGGGCTCCAGCACACTGATCTTGCTTTGAGCATGCGCCTCTTCAGCGGTCAGCTCGGGTTCCGGCTCCACCGCTGGCAAGCCAACGTCTTCGGGTTTGTTACGTTGAAAAATAAAAAACAGCACGGCGACCAGCCCAACCACCGCTGCACTGGAAATGAACGCTGCATGCCAGGTGCCGATCAGCGTATACGCCCACCAACCCGCAAACGGTGAGGCCACCAGCCCGCCAAAGGCGTAGCAGGAACTCCATAAACCCAACACCCGCCCACGCTGCTCGGCGGGAAAGAAACTGCCAATGTTCTTGCACAGCCCCGACCATCCGGTGGACTGCGCCAGCCCTTGAATCAGCATGCACGTGGCGAAAATCGGCAACGTGGCAAAGCTGCCCATCACCAGCGCGGCCATCGCGGAAATCAGCAAGCCGCCGAGCACCACAACCCGTGGGCCGAAGCGGTCGGCCAGGATGCCCCAGGTGAATTGCCCGATGGCGTACGCGGCCAGGTAGATGGCGTCGAGGTTGGCCATGGCCATTTTGTCGAGGGTGAAATCGGGGTCTTCGGCAATCCCCAGTTTGGCCACGGAAAAAGCTTTGCGGGTGAAGTAGAACGCGGCATACGCGAGCCAGGTGATGGCAAATATCTGCACGCGCCAACGCTTGATGGTACCGATGGGACTGTTCATTGTGGTTCTGACCTCAGGGTGTGAGTGTGCCGGCAGAATTGGAAAAAAACGCCTGTGTTTTTATTGTTGAGCACTGCGGTATCGCCTGTTCCCTGAGGCGATACCGGTCAGATGAGTCCTGCTGATTGCACGCATGGGCTCATGGCCACCGATGCTGTTCGACTGACCAGTCACCGGGGTTGAAGCGGATAAAAACAATTACTGATTAATAAGTGAAATCGATTTATCGTATTTCAAATATAAGTTCAGATTGTTACGGGAGAGTTCGATGTCGGTATCCCACACCCAACTCAAAGCCTTCCACGCGGTAGCCGTCCATGGAAGCTTTACCAAAGCTGCCGAGCGGCTGTTTCTGACGCAACCGGCGATTTCCGACCAAGTGCGCAAACTCGAAGAGCGTTTCGGCGTGTTGCTGTTCCACCGCAACAAGCGCTCAGTGCGCCTGACCGATTTGGGCGAGCGCCTGCTGAGCATCACCCAGCGGCTGTTCGTCATCGAAGCCGAGGCGCAGGAGTTGCTTCACGCGTCTCAGGCGTTGCAAACCGGCAGCCTGATTCTGGCGGTGGATGCGCCGGTGCATGTACTGCCGCAGATTGCGCGGTTCTGCGAGCGCTACCCCGGCATCAGCGTGAAGATTGAAACCGGCAACACCGATGAATCGCTGTTTCGGCTGTTCAACTACCAGGCCGATCTGGCCCTGCTGGGGCGCGATGTCAGCGACGAACGTTTGCTGTCGCTACCGCTGCGTAATGACCCGATGGTGGCGTTCGTTTCACGCCATCATCCGTGGGCCGATCGCGAGTCCATCTGCTTGGCGGACCTGGACGACACACCGTTGGTGCTGCGGGAAATCGGCTCGGTGACGCGGCAAACCCTGGAAGAGGAAATGGCCCGGGCCGGGTTTCGCATCCGCCCAGCGATTGAAGTCGAAGGCCGGGAAGCGGCACGCGAGGCGGTGGTGGTCGGGATTGGCTTGGGGGTGGTGTCGGCCGCTGAATTTGGCGCGGATTCGCGGGTGTGCGCGTTGCCGATTACCGATTGCACACGGCGGCTGACGGAGACGCTGGTGTGCTTGCGTGAGCAAAGTTCGCGGCGGGTGGTGGCGACGTTTCTGGAGATGGTTCGCGAGAGTCTGGTGTAGGCAGGTCCGGCCTCTTCGCGAGCAAGCCACGCTCCCACAGGTCTTGCGTCGTACACTAGATATGTGGCCAGCATAAATCCCTGTGGGAGCGTGGCTTGCCCGCGAAGGCCGCGCCTCGGTCTATCTGCCAGGCGCAAACGCCTGTATCAACCGCAAATCCGTTCGCCGCTCCCACAGGTTTTGCGTCGTACACTAGATATGTGGCCAGCATAAATCCCTGTGGGAGCGTGGCTTGCCCGCGATGGCCGCGCCTCGGTCTATCAGACAGGCGCCAACCCAAAAAACGCCTGTATCAAGCGCAAATCCCGCCGCCGCTCCATGCACCCGATCATGTGCCGATTGACCAACCCCTCGCCAATAATCGGCACCGCCGCCACCCGCGGGTCGTGGCTGACTTCCACTGACGACACCACGCCCACGCCCAACTCTGCGGCCACC
This genomic stretch from Pseudomonas wuhanensis harbors:
- a CDS encoding FAD-dependent oxidoreductase, which codes for MRPYWLEQALAAESCAPCEPLAGDARADVCIVGGGYTGLWTAIMLKQQNPELEVLLIEADICGAGASGRNGGCALSWSAKYFTLERLFGVEEAVRLVKESERSIHAIGAFCEEYAVDADYRLDGTLYTATNRAQCGSTDAVIAALERNGINSFTQRPLADVQRMAGSSKHLEGWFSPAAASVQPGKLVRGLRRVALQLGVRIHENTAMTGLEEGKPARIKTPNGTVCADRVVLAMNAWMARAFPQFERSVAIVSSDMLITEPRPDLLNEIGLTSGVTVLDSRIFVHYYHNTPDGRIMLGKGGNTFAYGGRMLPVFDQPSPYAGLLQHSLSEFFPAFAKVKVEATWNGPSDRSVTGLPFFGQMSASSNVFYGFGYSGSGVGPCHMGGQILASMVLGLDNAWTRSPLVNGPLGFFPPEPIRYLGSLMVRNAIRRKERAEDHGHRPRHLDVRLARFAAAAGKADKG
- a CDS encoding MFS transporter yields the protein MNSPIGTIKRWRVQIFAITWLAYAAFYFTRKAFSVAKLGIAEDPDFTLDKMAMANLDAIYLAAYAIGQFTWGILADRFGPRVVVLGGLLISAMAALVMGSFATLPIFATCMLIQGLAQSTGWSGLCKNIGSFFPAEQRGRVLGLWSSCYAFGGLVASPFAGWWAYTLIGTWHAAFISSAAVVGLVAVLFFIFQRNKPEDVGLPAVEPEPELTAEEAHAQSKISVLEPLKEILRNRTVLVLGLAYFLLKPARYAILLWGPVIVFEQMPTVGKVGAAIIPTAFELAGLLGPILLGLASDKLFGARRMPACVLSLLALTVSLALFMGALHTGSVLLVVALLFVMGLTLYGPDSMISGAAAIDFGTAKAGATAAGFVNGCGSVGAILGGLLPGYFDSVTVFIVFAGCALFSALVLIPHWNSRPAGLRPERAFVPNQPMTVKPLRT
- a CDS encoding LysR family transcriptional regulator; this encodes MSVSHTQLKAFHAVAVHGSFTKAAERLFLTQPAISDQVRKLEERFGVLLFHRNKRSVRLTDLGERLLSITQRLFVIEAEAQELLHASQALQTGSLILAVDAPVHVLPQIARFCERYPGISVKIETGNTDESLFRLFNYQADLALLGRDVSDERLLSLPLRNDPMVAFVSRHHPWADRESICLADLDDTPLVLREIGSVTRQTLEEEMARAGFRIRPAIEVEGREAAREAVVVGIGLGVVSAAEFGADSRVCALPITDCTRRLTETLVCLREQSSRRVVATFLEMVRESLV